One genomic segment of Coffea arabica cultivar ET-39 chromosome 6e, Coffea Arabica ET-39 HiFi, whole genome shotgun sequence includes these proteins:
- the LOC140009964 gene encoding uncharacterized protein, whose amino-acid sequence MALYWNSDVKILQVQHTSFTVEAQIEDQESKCLWWMIGIYANCNDAIRKVQWTVVNRRRQLWGNKWLLVEDFNDITSNSEKRGGRCRAERSFNDFRDFISANQLVDLGYEGQPWTWCNNWGNEGEIKQGLDRAMSSADWNQTFENAKCSHIKAYTSDHCALMIDTKPTMEKKKRRFFFDKRWLQHEEISEVVKEV is encoded by the coding sequence ATGGCACTGTACTGGAACTCTGATGTTAAAATATTGCAAGTGCAACACACTTCCTTCACCGTGGAAGCTCAGATTGAGGATCAAGAAAGTAAGTGTTTGTGGTGGATGATTGGCATTTACGCCAATTGTAATGATGCCATAAGGAAAGTGCAATGGACAGTAGTGAACAGAAGAAGACAGCTATGGGGAAACAAATGGCTGTTGGTTGAGGATTTCAATGATATTACTTCAAATTCTGAAAAGCGGGGAGGGAGATGTAGAGCCGAACGGAGCTTCAATGACTTTAGGGATTTTATAAGTGCCAACCAACTGGTGGACCTGGGGTATGAGGGGCAGCCGTGGACCTGGTGCAACAACTGGGGGAATGAAGGAGAAATTAAGCAAGGGTTAGATAGAGCCATGAGCAGTGCAGATTGGAATCAGACGTTTGAGAATGCGAAGTGCTCTCACATTAAAGCTTACACTTCAGATCATTGTGCCTTAATGATAGACACCAAGCCtactatggaaaagaaaaaaagaaggttcttcTTTGATAAGAGATGGCTCCAACATGAGGAAATATCTGAGGTTGTTAAAGAAGTATAG